The DNA window GCATCGGGGACGTCCATGGATCTCTGGGTGGTCGTGACGATCGGGGCGGCGGCGGTGCAGACCGTCCGCTTCATGCTGCAGAAGCGGCTGAAGGGGCTTGGCCTCTCGACCGCCGGGGCGACGTTTTCGCGCTTCGTCTTCGCGGCGCCGCTGGCGGTTCTGGGGCTTGCCGTCTTGCTGACCCTGCGGGGCGAGGCGCTGCCCGGCATGGCGCCCGCCTTCTGGGCCCATGCCGCGACCGGCGGGCTGGCGCAGATCATTGCCACCTTCGCGACCGTGGCGCTGTTCTCGGAGCGCTCCTTCGCGGTCGGCATGGCCTTCACCAAGACCGAGGCGATCCAGGTCGCGGCCTTCTCGGCGCTGTTGCTGGGCGAGCCGGTCTCGGCGCCGGGGATGGCGGCCATCGCCGTCGGGGTGCTGGGCGTCATCGCGCTGTCGCGCCCGCCGGGGGGCTGGGGCGGCATGTCCTGGCGCGCGCTGGGGCTCGGTCTTCTGGCGGGCGGGTTCTTCGGGCTGTCGGCCATCGGCTATCGCGGTGCGACGCTGCAGGTCGACAGTGCCGACCCGCTCATGCGGGCGCTGGTGGCGCTGAGCTGCGTGACCGCGATGCAGACGCTGGCCATGGCGGCCTGGATGGCCTGGCGCGAACCCGGCGAGCTGGCCCGGGTGGCGCGGAAATGGCGGTCGGTGCTGCCGGTGGGCGCGACGGGCATGCTGGGCAGCGCGGGCTGGTTCACCGCCTTCGCGCTGCAGAACGCGGCCTATGTCCGCAGCCTCGGTCAGATCGAGCTGATCTTCTCGATCCTCGCCTCGGTGCTGGTCTTCCACGAGAAGCTGCGCGCGGCCGAGATCCTCGGCATGGCGCTTCTGCTGGCCTCGATCCTGATGCTGGTGCTGCTGATCTGAGGCCGGAGCGGGGGCGAACAGGCTGCCGGAAAAGTCCCGGCCCGGCTGGCGCGGTGCATATATCCCCCCACTCGGGCGCGATCTCGGTGAGCCGAGAGCTCTCGCCCGAGCCAGAGGTCGATCAGACCGGCCAAATCCGGTGCTTGATGGAGTTTGTCAGCCGCCCTGCTAAAGCGCCCGCCAGCCGATGTCGCGCCGGAAGACCCCCTCTGGCCAGTCGATCCGGTCGATCATCGCATAGGCCCGGTCGCGCGCCTCGGCGAGGCTTGCGCCGCGCGCGGTCACGTTCAGCACCCGGCCGCCTGCCGCTGTCACCTTGCCGTTCTCGGCGCGGGTGCCGGCATGGAAGACCATCCGGAAGCTGTCGGCGGGCAGGGCGTCGAGCCCGCCGATGACCGAGCCCTTCTCATAGGCGCCGGGATAGCCCTTCGCCGCCATCACCACGGTCATGGCATGATCGTCGGCCCAGTTTACACGGGCCCCGGCCAGACGGCCCTCGGCACAGGCCAGCATCAGGTCGAGCGCCTGCCCGCCAAGCCGCATCATCAGCACCTGGGCCTCGGGATCGCCGAAACGGACATTGTATTCGACCAGCCGGGGCTGGCCGTCCCGGATCATCAGCCCGGCATAGAGGACGCCCTTGTAGGGGGTGCCGCGCCGGGCCATCTCGGCCACGGTCGGCCGGACGATTTCTTCCATCGCCTTCGCGCAGACCGCCTCGGTCATCACCGGCGCCGGGGAATAGGCGCCCATGCCGCCGGTGTTGGGGCCGGTATCGCCCTCGCCCACGCGCTTGTGGTCCTGGGCGGTGCCGATGGCCAGCACGTCGGTGCCGTCGCAAAGGACGAAGAACGAGGCTTCCTCGCCCTCCATGAATTCCTCGATCACTACCTCGGCTCCCGCGCCCCCGAAGGCGCCGCCGAACATGTCGTCGATGGCGGCCTCGGCCTCGGCCAGGGTCATGGCGACGATCACGCCCTTGCCGGCCGCCAGCCCGTCGGCCTTGACCACGATCGGCGCGCCGGTCTCGCGGATATGGGCCTTCGCGGCCGCGGCATCGGTGAAATGGCCATAGCTTGCGGTGGGGGCGTTGCAGGCATCGCAGATTGCCTTGGTGAAGCTTTTCGAGCTTTCCAGCGCCGAGGCCGCCTGGCTAGGCCCGAAGCAGAGGATGCCCGCGCCCTCCAGCCGGTCGGCCACGCCCGCGGCCAGCGGTGCCTCGGGGCCGATCACCACGAAATCGACGGCGTTTTCCTCGGCGAAGGCAGCGACCGCGCCGCCATCCTCGATATCGAGCGTCGCGCATTCGGCGATCGCCGCGATCCCGGCATTGCCCGGCGCCACGATCAGCCGGTCGCATTTCGGGTTCTGCAGGATCGCCCAGGCCAGCGCATGTTCCCGCCCGCCGCCGCCGAGAATGAGGATGTTCATCTGCCGCCTTTCGCCAAGCTCTCGTCCGGCGCCTTGTAGGCTGCGCGGCGGTCCCGGGCAAGCAGCCCGCACACACCCCGAAAGCGACCGCGAAAACGTCTTGCTTTGTTCGCAACGATGCCCCGCCGACAGGCGATACCCGAAAGGTAAACGCTCCATTAACCGGTTTCGCCGAAAGGCACGTCCCGTCCGACCGATCCCCGATGGCCCCACCACGTTCCAGGGCCGACCGATCCGCAACCCCCGCTCCATCCGCAACCGCCGCTCCAGAGGTGCCCCGATGAACCGCCCCGCCATCGCCTTCGCCCCGACCGCCATCCCCGGCGCATTGTTGGCCGCGCCCTACCGCGCCGATCTGCTCGAGACCGGCTTTCAGCGGCTCGGCCCCGATGAGCGGCGGGCGGTACAGGCCGAGCTTTGCGAGGTCGGGCTTTACGCGGCGCGGATCGACGGCGCCTTCGGCCCGGCGACCGAGGCGGCGCTGGTGCAGGGCGCCGATTATCTGGTCTGGAGCACCCGGGGCGCGATGCGGGTCGATCTGGCAAGCCCCCGGGGCGTTGCAGTCTATCTGCGCGAGCTGGCGCAGGTCCGCATCGCGCATTGAGCCGCCCTTCGGTCGGGCGCGACGCGGAGGCAGTTGAACGCCGCCCGATTTCCGGGCACCAAGGGGCCATGTCCGACCTGATCGACGATGCCGGCCCCGGCGGCCCCAATTCCCCCGAATTCACCGTCTCGGAAATCTCCGGTGCGGTGAAGCGCACCGTCGAGGGCGCCTTCTCGCATGTCCGCGTGCGCGGCGAGGTCGGGCGGGTCAGCCTGCCGCGCTCGGGGCATATCTATCTCGATCTCAAGGATGACCGGAACGTTCTGGCCTCGGTGATCTGGAAGGGCACCGCGCAGCGGCTGGCGACCCGGCCCGAGGAGGGCATGGAGGTCATTGCCACCGGGCGGCTGACCACGTTCGGCGGGCAATCGCGCTATCAGATGGTGATCGAGGATATCGCGCCCGCGGGCGTCGGCGCGCTGATGGCAATGCTGGAGAAGCGCAAGGCGGCACTGGCGGCCGAGGGGCTGTTCGCGGCCGAACGCAAGCGCGCGCTGCCCTATCTGCCGCGGGTGATCGGGGTCGTGACCTCGCTCTCGGGCGCGGTGATCCGCGATATCCTGCACCGGCTCGGCGACCGCTTCCCGCGCCATGTGCTGATCTGGCCCGTCGCGGTTCAGGGCGCGGCCTGCGCGTCCGAGGTGGCCCGCGCCATCCAGGGCTTCAACGCGTTGCCCGAGGGCGGCGCGATCCCGCGGCCCGATCTGCTGATCGTGGCCCGTGGCGGCGGCAGCCTCGAGGATCTCTGGGGCTTCAACGAGGAAATCGTGGTGCGCGCCGCGGCCTCATCGCAAATTCCGCTGATCTCGGCGGTGGGCCATGAGACCGATACCACGCTGATCGATTATGCCGCCGACCGGCGTGCGCCCACGCCCACGGCGGCGGCCGAGATGGCGGTGCCGGTGAGGCTCGATCTGATCGCCGCGCTTGACGGGCTGGAGGCGCGCCGCTCGGCGGCGCTTGGGCGGCTTCTGATGCAGCGGCGCCAGCGGCTGGCCGATCTGGCGCGCGCGCTGCCCCGCCCCGAGACGCTTCTGAATTTCGCGGCCCAGCGGCTCGACCGTGCCGCCGACCGTCTGCCTGCGGCGCTGTCGGCCCGGGTCTCGCGCGAGCGGTTAAGGTTGTCCGAGGCGGGGGCCGCGCTGCGGCCGGCCAGCCTGAGGCGCAGGCTGACCGAGGACCGCCGCCGCGCCGATGAGCGCGCGGCCCGGATCGTGCCCGCACTGGCGCGGCTTGGGCGGCTGCGAGCGTCAGAGCTGGACAAGACCGCGCGCCGGGTCCGGCCCGAGCTGTTGCAGCGCCGCGTCGAGACCGGCCGCGAGGCGCTGAGCCGGCTCGAGGCGCGGCTCCGCGCGACGCTGGGCGCCGGGCTCGACCGGCACCGCGCGCGGCTCGAGGCGCTCGAGCGGATGCGGGCGGGGCTCAGCTATGAGGAAACGCTCCGGCGCGGCTTTGCGGTGGTGCGGACGGGCGGAAAGGTGATCACGAGCCGGGCCGCGGCCGAACAGGCAGGCGCGCTCGAGATCGAGTTCCGGGACGGGCGTCTTGCCATCGGCGGCCGGCCGCCGCGCCGCAGCCGCAAGAGCGACGAGCCGCCCGAACAGGGCTCTCTGCTCTGATCTGCGGCCGTCCGGCCCTCCGGCGCGCGGTCTGGGCTCTGACCCCATAAACGGAATTCCCTGATCGGCCTGTCAGTGCTTCGCTTCCGAAAGCGGAGGTGAGCATGGCACGTTTCGATCTGACCGGCTTCGGATTGGAGGTGATCCGGCCCCTTTTCCCGCACAAGCCGCGCGGGGTGGCGCGGGTTGATGACCGGAGGGGGTGAACGGCATCTTCCGGGTGGTCAGGGCCGGCTCGCCCTTGCGGAACCTGCTAGGGCGCGACGGTTCACGCACCACCCTCTGCAACCGTTTCAGACGCCGACGCGCGGGCCAGAGCAGATCAGCGGTTCGCGGCTTTGCTTGACCTCGATCAGTTCGGTCTGCTCCGGGTCGTTCTCGAACCGCGCCATCAGCCCGCGACCGGATTCGAAGAAGCTCCAGCATTGCGGATCTTCCGGGTCGCGGTCATAGCGAAAGCAGATCTGCCCGGCCGCCTCGAACCAGACGCCTTCGGCGCAGTCGCCATCGAGGAAGGTCCAGATGACGCGGCGGCCGCTGAGATACTGCTCGGCGCCGTAGGCGCGGCCCCCGGAGGCATAGAACAGCGTCTTGCCCGTGGCATAGCTGTCGAAGGCGGCCCCAGACATCGGCTCGGCGGCCTCGGCTGCGGTCAGCCCGGCCGCCAGGGCGGGCAGGGCGGCGGCGAGAAGAAGGGCGGTCGGTGCGCGGCGCATGGGGATCCTCCGGTCTGTCCTTGTCCTCACTTTGCCAGAGCCGGTCCCGGTTCGCCAGCGCCGCCGCGCGGGGGGCTGCGTCGGCGGGCAGGGGCATCGGCAGGGTGCGTCGGGGGGAACCATGGCGTCGGCGGGCGCCTGCGGCGAAGATGGCGCCGGGCGCGCCCCCTTCCATATCGGGGCGTTTCCGCATAGGTCAGGACAGGGTCTCACAGGGGAGGCGCAGGAGACGATATGGCGTTTTTCAGCAAGCTCAGACAGCGGCTCGGCAAGTCGTCCTCGAAGATCGAGCAGGGTCTGGAAGAGATCGTGCGCGATGGCGGGCGCGAAGAGGAGGCCGCATCCGCCGCCATCGGTCCCGACGAGACCGCTTCGGCCCCGGTCCCGCCCGCCGCTCCCGAACACGCTTACGCGCCAACTCCCGCGGCCGATGCCAGGCCGGAGCCGGTGGCGCCGCGCGAAGAAGACCCTCCGAGCCCGCTGGTTTCGGGCGCTGCCGGGGCGGCGCCCCATGTCTCCGCGCCCGGATCCGGGGAACCGCAACCTGACCCGAGGTCGCAACCTGAACCCGCGCCTGAACCGGGCCCTGCCCCAGATCCCGCCCCGGAGCCGGCGCCGACGCCCGAGCCCGTTCCGGTTCCGGACCCCGAGCCGCAACCGGCTCCGACTCCGGTGCCTGTGCCCGATCCCGAGCCGCTGAACATCCCGCCGGGACCCTCCGAGCACCCGCCCGAGCCGCCGCAGGAAGCGCCCGGCTGGCCCGATGAGGTCCCGCCTTCGATGCCCGAGGAGATCCCGGCGGACATTCCGGCCGAGCTGCCCTCGGATCTGCTCCCCGCGGCTCCGGACGAAATTCGGCAGGATATGACCGGCCCCGGAGACGGGGGCGGCGACGAGACCGCGGCGGATGCGCCGCGCCGGGGTTTTTTCGGGCGCGTGTTCGGGCGCTCCGACGAGATGGCCCCGGAGCGGAAGACGTCCGGGCAGAAGAAGACGGTGATCCGGCGCGAGCTTGACGATGCGATGCTGGAAAGCCTCGAAGAGCTGCTGATCTCGGCCGATATGGGAGTCGATACCGCGATGCGGGTCACCGCCAACATGGCCGAGGGGCGGTTCGGCAAGCGGCTGTCGGTCGATGAGATCAAGGCGCTGCTGGCCGAGGAAATCGGTCGGATCATGGAGCCCGTCGCGCGGCCGATGCCGCTTTATCCGAAGAAGCCGCAGGTGGTGCTGGTGGTCGGCGTCAACGGCTCGGGCAAGACCACCACCATCGGCAAGCTCGCCAGCCAGTTCCGCGACGCGGGCAAGTCGGTGATCGTGGCCGCGGGCGATACCTTCCGCGCCGCCGCCGTCGAACAGCTTCAGGTCTGGGGCGAACGCGCAGGCGTGCCGGTGATGACCGCGCCGCCGGGCGCCGACCCGGCCAGCCTCGCCTTCGACGCCATGGCCCGGGCCGAGGCCGAGGGCACCGACCTTCTGATGATCGACACCGCCGGGCGGTTGCAGAACCGGCAGGACCTGATGCAGGAGCTTGCCAAGATCGTGCGGGTGATCCGCAAGCGCGACGAGACCGCGCCGCATAACACGCTGCTGGTGCTGGATGCGACCACCGGCCAGAATGCGCTGAGCCAGGTCGAGACCTTCCGGAAGCTTGCCGATGTCTCGGGGCTGGTGATGACCAAGCTCGACGGCACCGCCAAGGGGGGCGTGCTGGTGGCGCTGGCCGACCGCTTCGGCCTGCCGATCCATGCCATCGGTCTGGGCGAGCAGATCGACGATCTGGCGCCTTTCGAGCCCGAGGATTTCGCCAACGCGCTGGCCGGGCTCGATGACTGAGGCCGCGCCGGGCGGAGCGCGCTATTCGAGCAGCCGGACGACCCCCAGCACGATCAGGGCGACCAGCGTCGCAAGTCCCGCCAGCGGCAGGGCCCCGGTGCCGCAGGCCAGCCCGATGGCGCCCGCCAGCCACATGCCGGCGCCGGTGGTCAGCCCCCGGACGCCGCCGCGATTGGTGATGATCGCCCCGGCGGCCAGGAAGGCCACGCCCGCCGTCACCGCCTCGATCAGCCGCAACGGGTCGATCCGGAGCGTGACATCGCCCGCGCTGGCCGCGTCGATCATCCGCAGCGCGATCAGCGTGAACAGGCAGGCGGCCAGCGCGATCAGCATATGGGTGCGCAGCCCGGCGGGCTTGCCGCGCCGCTCGCGCTCGAAGCCGATCAGACCGCCAAGCGTCATCGCGGCGACCAGCCGAAGTATCGCGACCTCCGTCGGCATTCCGCCGAACGGCTCGGAAAACTCGGCTGCGAGATTGTCCAGCATCTGCCTTCCTCCTGATCCTTCCCTATGGGCAGATAGCCCGCCCAGGGGGGCAGGGCGAGGGATCGGACGACGATGACCGACTGGATCGCCTCGGTCGAGGGGACCTCCGCCGGGCATGATCTGGCGCTGGTTCTGGCGCTGTCGGCGGCGGTGCTGCATGCGGTCTTCGGCGCGCTGCAGAAGGGACGGCACGATCCTTGGCTGTCGCGCGGCGCGATCGACTTCTCCTACGGTGTCATGGCCGCGCCGGTGGCGCTGTTCGTGGTGCCCTGGCCCGAGCCGCATATGTGGCCGATCTTCGCAGGCGTCTTCGCGATCCATCTGGGCTACAAGCTCGCCCAGGGCTACACCTATACCAAGGGCGCTTACACGGTCGTCTATCCGGTGGTGCGGGGCACCGGGCCGCTGTTCACGGTGATCGGGGCCTGGGCGCTGTTCGGCGAGGTCTTCCGGCCGATGCAATGGTTCGGCATCGCGGTGCTTCTGGCCGGGATCTACGGGCTTGCGGTCTACAACCTGCGGCACTGGGCGACGGATCGCGAGACGCTGAAACCCGCGCTTGCCTTCGCGGTGCTGACCGGCGGCTTCGTCGCAGCCTATACCACCTTCGATGCCTATGGCATCAGGGCGACGGCGGATCCCTTCACCTTCCTGGCCTGGTTCTTCTTCATCGACGGGCTGAGCACGATGCCCTGGCTGGCGCTGATGCGCTGGCGGCAGATGGCCGGGCGCCCGGCGCCGGGGCCGCTGATGCTGCGGGGCTTTGCGGGCGGGCTCGTGGCCTTCCTGAGCTTCGGCGCGGTGATGATGGCGACCCGGCTCGACAAGGTGGGCGAGGCGGCGGTGCTGCGCGAGACCTCGACCGTATTTGCGGCCTTGATCGGCTGGCTGGTCCTGGGCGAGAAGGTGGGGCCGCGGCGGCTGGCGCTGATGGCGCTGATCGCGGCCGGGGCGGTGATTGTCGAGATGGGAGGCTGAGGCCGATGGCCGAAAAGCGCAAGATCAATCCGGGGCTGAAACTGGCGCTGGAACTGGGGCCGATCGTGGCCTTTTTCGTCGCCTATCTGCGGCTACGCGACCGGACCTTCACCATCGCCGGCACCGAATACGAGGGCTTCATACTGGCGAC is part of the Rhodovulum sp. MB263 genome and encodes:
- a CDS encoding DMT family transporter: MDLWVVVTIGAAAVQTVRFMLQKRLKGLGLSTAGATFSRFVFAAPLAVLGLAVLLTLRGEALPGMAPAFWAHAATGGLAQIIATFATVALFSERSFAVGMAFTKTEAIQVAAFSALLLGEPVSAPGMAAIAVGVLGVIALSRPPGGWGGMSWRALGLGLLAGGFFGLSAIGYRGATLQVDSADPLMRALVALSCVTAMQTLAMAAWMAWREPGELARVARKWRSVLPVGATGMLGSAGWFTAFALQNAAYVRSLGQIELIFSILASVLVFHEKLRAAEILGMALLLASILMLVLLI
- the purD gene encoding phosphoribosylamine--glycine ligase, encoding MNILILGGGGREHALAWAILQNPKCDRLIVAPGNAGIAAIAECATLDIEDGGAVAAFAEENAVDFVVIGPEAPLAAGVADRLEGAGILCFGPSQAASALESSKSFTKAICDACNAPTASYGHFTDAAAAKAHIRETGAPIVVKADGLAAGKGVIVAMTLAEAEAAIDDMFGGAFGGAGAEVVIEEFMEGEEASFFVLCDGTDVLAIGTAQDHKRVGEGDTGPNTGGMGAYSPAPVMTEAVCAKAMEEIVRPTVAEMARRGTPYKGVLYAGLMIRDGQPRLVEYNVRFGDPEAQVLMMRLGGQALDLMLACAEGRLAGARVNWADDHAMTVVMAAKGYPGAYEKGSVIGGLDALPADSFRMVFHAGTRAENGKVTAAGGRVLNVTARGASLAEARDRAYAMIDRIDWPEGVFRRDIGWRAL
- a CDS encoding peptidoglycan-binding protein; protein product: MNRPAIAFAPTAIPGALLAAPYRADLLETGFQRLGPDERRAVQAELCEVGLYAARIDGAFGPATEAALVQGADYLVWSTRGAMRVDLASPRGVAVYLRELAQVRIAH
- the xseA gene encoding exodeoxyribonuclease VII large subunit, which produces MSDLIDDAGPGGPNSPEFTVSEISGAVKRTVEGAFSHVRVRGEVGRVSLPRSGHIYLDLKDDRNVLASVIWKGTAQRLATRPEEGMEVIATGRLTTFGGQSRYQMVIEDIAPAGVGALMAMLEKRKAALAAEGLFAAERKRALPYLPRVIGVVTSLSGAVIRDILHRLGDRFPRHVLIWPVAVQGAACASEVARAIQGFNALPEGGAIPRPDLLIVARGGGSLEDLWGFNEEIVVRAAASSQIPLISAVGHETDTTLIDYAADRRAPTPTAAAEMAVPVRLDLIAALDGLEARRSAALGRLLMQRRQRLADLARALPRPETLLNFAAQRLDRAADRLPAALSARVSRERLRLSEAGAALRPASLRRRLTEDRRRADERAARIVPALARLGRLRASELDKTARRVRPELLQRRVETGREALSRLEARLRATLGAGLDRHRARLEALERMRAGLSYEETLRRGFAVVRTGGKVITSRAAAEQAGALEIEFRDGRLAIGGRPPRRSRKSDEPPEQGSLL
- the ftsY gene encoding signal recognition particle-docking protein FtsY, whose product is MAFFSKLRQRLGKSSSKIEQGLEEIVRDGGREEEAASAAIGPDETASAPVPPAAPEHAYAPTPAADARPEPVAPREEDPPSPLVSGAAGAAPHVSAPGSGEPQPDPRSQPEPAPEPGPAPDPAPEPAPTPEPVPVPDPEPQPAPTPVPVPDPEPLNIPPGPSEHPPEPPQEAPGWPDEVPPSMPEEIPADIPAELPSDLLPAAPDEIRQDMTGPGDGGGDETAADAPRRGFFGRVFGRSDEMAPERKTSGQKKTVIRRELDDAMLESLEELLISADMGVDTAMRVTANMAEGRFGKRLSVDEIKALLAEEIGRIMEPVARPMPLYPKKPQVVLVVGVNGSGKTTTIGKLASQFRDAGKSVIVAAGDTFRAAAVEQLQVWGERAGVPVMTAPPGADPASLAFDAMARAEAEGTDLLMIDTAGRLQNRQDLMQELAKIVRVIRKRDETAPHNTLLVLDATTGQNALSQVETFRKLADVSGLVMTKLDGTAKGGVLVALADRFGLPIHAIGLGEQIDDLAPFEPEDFANALAGLDD
- a CDS encoding MgtC/SapB family protein, with protein sequence MLDNLAAEFSEPFGGMPTEVAILRLVAAMTLGGLIGFERERRGKPAGLRTHMLIALAACLFTLIALRMIDAASAGDVTLRIDPLRLIEAVTAGVAFLAAGAIITNRGGVRGLTTGAGMWLAGAIGLACGTGALPLAGLATLVALIVLGVVRLLE
- a CDS encoding EamA family transporter → MTDWIASVEGTSAGHDLALVLALSAAVLHAVFGALQKGRHDPWLSRGAIDFSYGVMAAPVALFVVPWPEPHMWPIFAGVFAIHLGYKLAQGYTYTKGAYTVVYPVVRGTGPLFTVIGAWALFGEVFRPMQWFGIAVLLAGIYGLAVYNLRHWATDRETLKPALAFAVLTGGFVAAYTTFDAYGIRATADPFTFLAWFFFIDGLSTMPWLALMRWRQMAGRPAPGPLMLRGFAGGLVAFLSFGAVMMATRLDKVGEAAVLRETSTVFAALIGWLVLGEKVGPRRLALMALIAAGAVIVEMGG